CATTACCCCATGCCGGAGAACGAGCGCTTCATCTTCGACGCGATCCTCACGGACTCCCGCTGGTACATCAAGACCATCGCGCTGCAGCTCGTGGCCGAGACCTTCGCGGTGTCCATGTTCCGGATGATGCAGGAGTGCGCGGTCGACCCGCTGCTCTCCGAGATCTGCGGCCGCATCCTCCAGGACGAGTCGCGGCACATGGGCTTCGGGATGCTCGCCCTGCCCGCCATCGTGCGGGAGGCGGGCGAGCGCGAGCGGCACGAGATGGAAGACTTCACCTGCACCGCCATCGAGCGCGTGCTGACGGGCTTCTTCCCCGCCGAGCCCTACCGTGACATCGGCTTCACCCCGGCCCAGATCGCCGAGGTCCAGACCCACCG
This window of the Candidatus Methylomirabilota bacterium genome carries:
- a CDS encoding ferritin-like domain-containing protein; this encodes HYPMPENERFIFDAILTDSRWYIKTIALQLVAETFAVSMFRMMQECAVDPLLSEICGRILQDESRHMGFGMLALPAIVREAGERERHEMEDFTCTAIERVLTGFFPAEPYRDIGFTPAQIAEVQTHRRGVAARNDYAVFRKHFRREMHGAMVSNLARIGLLTERVRPRLETLGIQLPATA